From a single Cyclobacterium marinum DSM 745 genomic region:
- a CDS encoding class I mannose-6-phosphate isomerase, with the protein MSLAKKALEEGQGILRLAPTWVPRSFCVPGRRIKLHPDDYYILGGERGGIDERWFSSTCPAENGPLTGEHEGLSKVVLGEDGKEEQILLKDVIDELKGEIIGDRLWDEYESWPMYSKFFDNMGPLPHHIHHNDEHAAKIGMKGKPEAYYFPPQLNNHGGDFPYTFFGIAPGTTKEQIKECLKNFNKGDNKITSFSQAFKLDPGTGWDVPPGMLHAPGSMCTYEPQKASDVFAMYQSLVNEAIIPEELLWKGTPKDRIGDYDQLMEVIDWDLNVDPNILETRFMAPIPVKDSAEMEAEGYVENWICYRSDAFSAKELTVLPGQTVVIKDSAAYGMIMMQGHGTMGVWDIETPSLIRYGQLTHDEYFVTEKAAQEGVKITNLSKTDPIVMLKHFGPENPDLSI; encoded by the coding sequence ATGAGTTTGGCAAAAAAAGCATTAGAAGAAGGACAGGGTATTTTGCGTTTGGCACCTACCTGGGTACCCAGATCTTTTTGTGTACCCGGAAGAAGGATTAAGCTTCACCCGGATGATTACTATATATTGGGAGGCGAAAGAGGCGGAATTGATGAGCGATGGTTTTCCTCTACCTGTCCTGCCGAAAACGGTCCCCTTACCGGTGAGCATGAAGGCTTAAGTAAAGTGGTCTTAGGAGAAGACGGTAAAGAGGAACAAATTTTATTAAAGGATGTCATTGATGAACTGAAAGGTGAGATCATAGGTGACAGGCTCTGGGATGAATATGAAAGTTGGCCAATGTATTCAAAGTTTTTTGACAATATGGGGCCATTGCCACACCATATTCACCACAATGATGAACATGCCGCTAAAATCGGAATGAAAGGCAAGCCGGAAGCGTATTATTTTCCACCTCAACTGAACAATCACGGAGGCGATTTCCCTTATACTTTTTTTGGAATAGCCCCGGGAACAACTAAGGAACAAATCAAAGAATGTCTTAAAAACTTTAATAAAGGAGACAATAAAATCACCAGCTTTTCTCAAGCGTTCAAACTTGATCCGGGCACAGGATGGGATGTTCCTCCGGGGATGCTTCATGCGCCGGGAAGTATGTGTACTTATGAACCTCAAAAAGCTTCTGATGTATTTGCCATGTACCAATCATTGGTAAATGAAGCGATCATCCCAGAAGAACTATTATGGAAAGGAACCCCTAAAGACAGAATTGGTGATTATGACCAATTAATGGAAGTGATTGACTGGGATTTAAATGTGGATCCTAATATTCTAGAAACTCGTTTTATGGCTCCAATACCTGTCAAAGATAGTGCAGAGATGGAAGCAGAAGGTTATGTAGAAAACTGGATTTGCTATAGGTCGGATGCCTTCAGTGCCAAGGAATTGACCGTTCTTCCCGGCCAAACTGTAGTTATTAAAGACAGTGCTGCCTATGGGATGATTATGATGCAAGGCCATGGAACCATGGGAGTGTGGGATATAGAAACACCTTCCTTGATTCGTTATGGTCAGCTGACGCATGATGAGTATTTTGTAACTGAAAAAGCAGCTCAAGAAGGAGTGAAAATCACCAACCTTTCTAAAACTGATCCAATCGTTATGCTGAAACATTTTGGCCCTGAAAACCCTGATTTGAGCATATAG
- a CDS encoding sugar phosphate isomerase/epimerase family protein, whose product MSQNNFPKLHNATWPGIVGKGPDSEPIISFDEMLQNTANAEVDGVKFDGVDIGLFDPHIDLEMDDDGVKKLADKVSALDLNIGSVVAPIWGGPILGSKEDRATYLDLLEKSCKLAKKLRDIGVRPYGIVRIDTASSPEMWAKDPKGSQKIIVETLKEAAKIAENYGEKLAAEGEICWGGMHSWKIMLETLESVNSPYLGFQADMAHTLLYTLGYNYPEHRLLPEGYDWKDKSVWKAALKEMTDALRPWTIDFHVAQNDATVFGSGSHDKTGRHCLANDPNGKLDIAEDAGYWLRNENGELTKAFQHICWDGCMFPNEVMSKQDTWNNILAALISVRDKHGWKA is encoded by the coding sequence ATGTCCCAAAATAATTTTCCTAAATTACATAATGCGACATGGCCTGGAATAGTTGGAAAAGGTCCTGATTCCGAGCCAATCATATCATTTGATGAGATGTTACAAAATACCGCCAATGCTGAAGTTGATGGCGTTAAATTTGACGGTGTGGACATCGGACTTTTTGATCCCCATATTGACTTAGAAATGGATGATGATGGGGTAAAAAAATTAGCAGATAAAGTTTCCGCTCTTGATCTAAATATTGGAAGTGTGGTAGCACCCATCTGGGGCGGCCCTATTCTAGGTTCAAAGGAAGACAGAGCTACCTATTTGGATTTATTAGAAAAATCCTGCAAACTGGCTAAAAAATTAAGAGACATAGGAGTTAGACCCTATGGAATTGTTAGAATAGATACTGCAAGTAGTCCTGAAATGTGGGCAAAAGACCCTAAAGGAAGCCAAAAAATAATTGTAGAAACACTTAAAGAAGCTGCTAAAATCGCTGAAAATTACGGAGAAAAATTAGCTGCAGAAGGAGAGATTTGCTGGGGAGGAATGCACAGTTGGAAAATTATGCTTGAAACCCTTGAATCTGTGAATAGTCCTTATTTAGGCTTTCAGGCAGACATGGCCCATACATTATTGTACACCTTGGGTTACAATTATCCTGAGCATAGATTGCTTCCTGAAGGTTATGACTGGAAAGACAAATCTGTCTGGAAGGCTGCCTTAAAAGAAATGACAGACGCTTTAAGGCCTTGGACCATTGATTTTCATGTAGCTCAAAACGATGCCACTGTCTTTGGATCAGGTTCTCATGACAAAACAGGTAGACATTGCTTGGCAAATGATCCCAACGGAAAACTGGATATTGCCGAAGATGCAGGTTACTGGCTTCGAAATGAAAATGGAGAATTGACCAAGGCTTTTCAGCACATATGTTGGGATGGCTGCATGTTCCCGAATGAGGTGATGAGTAAGCAGGACACTTGGAACAATATCTTGGCAGCTTTGATCTCAGTAAGAGATAAACACGGCTGGAAGGCATAG
- a CDS encoding 3-keto-disaccharide hydrolase has protein sequence MKNILKITSMLAISALTFACGSGQQKEEAATVQEESPAKAESNDGFIKIFDGESLNGWDGDATYWRVENGAIVGEITEETKLERNHFIIYQGGQPADFEFKAEFKITEAGNSGVNYRSEPVEGLAHALKGYQADIDGKNNYTGQNYEERKRTTLAYIGQQTKINPQEKEGDLRANVEKNAWLGLEVVQELGDRAEMRKVVKSNDWNEIRIVAKGNRLKHYINGTLMSDVTDEDPANSTSEGYLGMQVHVGPPMQVAYRNIYLKNL, from the coding sequence ATGAAGAACATACTTAAAATAACCTCAATGCTTGCAATTTCAGCATTGACTTTTGCCTGTGGCTCAGGCCAACAAAAAGAGGAAGCTGCAACTGTTCAGGAGGAAAGCCCTGCCAAGGCAGAATCGAATGATGGCTTTATCAAGATTTTTGATGGAGAAAGCCTAAATGGTTGGGACGGTGATGCCACTTACTGGAGGGTAGAGAACGGCGCCATCGTTGGGGAGATTACAGAAGAAACCAAATTGGAAAGAAACCATTTTATAATTTATCAAGGAGGACAGCCTGCAGACTTTGAGTTCAAAGCGGAATTTAAAATTACAGAAGCAGGAAACTCAGGGGTAAATTACCGAAGTGAACCTGTAGAAGGTTTAGCCCATGCCCTAAAAGGTTATCAGGCAGACATTGACGGGAAAAATAACTATACCGGGCAGAATTACGAAGAAAGAAAAAGAACAACACTTGCATACATTGGTCAACAAACCAAAATCAACCCTCAAGAAAAAGAAGGCGACCTCAGAGCCAATGTGGAGAAAAATGCTTGGCTTGGCCTAGAGGTGGTACAAGAGTTAGGAGATAGAGCGGAGATGAGAAAAGTAGTAAAGTCCAATGATTGGAATGAGATACGTATTGTTGCCAAAGGAAATCGTCTGAAACATTATATCAATGGCACCCTTATGAGCGATGTTACCGATGAGGATCCTGCCAATAGTACTTCCGAAGGCTATTTAGGCATGCAGGTGCATGTGGGGCCTCCAATGCAGGTGGCTTATCGCAATATTTATTTAAAAAATCTATAA
- a CDS encoding aldose 1-epimerase family protein, producing MNPKNQRWKGKVGNVKQLGGIETAILDNGTGKGVRIANIDTGAGFRYQLVLDRAMDISTAQFGEHGLAWISQVGITPPAPFTADGIDWLSTFGGGLLTTCGLSHVGGPENDEYGKRGLHGRISNNPAEIVAIKQPDIYSGDLEMHITGLIRECSVFGPNLLLKRTISGILGQPYLKISDEITNISNVDAPHMLLYHVNFGWPLVDEGTQIIWNGSWEARDGGPNNRIFNKDNDFKTCPAPMDAHSGFGEDVAFIQPNSEPDDRCRAGLYNSSLGFAFRMTFDKSQLPWLINWQHWGENEYVTALEPGTNPPYGQTQAREEGALILLKPGENRKYELVFDILTNKKKIQSFIENKA from the coding sequence ATGAATCCAAAAAATCAGCGTTGGAAAGGGAAGGTAGGAAATGTAAAACAATTAGGGGGTATTGAAACTGCCATACTGGACAATGGCACCGGTAAAGGAGTCAGAATAGCCAATATTGATACGGGGGCAGGATTTCGGTACCAACTTGTTTTGGACAGGGCCATGGACATATCCACAGCTCAGTTTGGTGAGCACGGATTGGCTTGGATAAGCCAGGTCGGCATTACTCCTCCTGCACCATTTACTGCCGACGGCATAGATTGGTTAAGTACATTTGGTGGAGGCTTACTTACCACTTGTGGCCTATCCCATGTGGGAGGTCCTGAAAATGATGAATACGGAAAGAGAGGCCTACATGGAAGGATTTCCAATAACCCTGCTGAGATCGTTGCTATAAAACAACCGGACATCTATTCCGGAGATTTAGAGATGCATATTACCGGCTTGATTAGGGAGTGCAGTGTGTTTGGTCCCAATCTTTTATTGAAAAGAACCATTTCAGGTATTTTGGGTCAGCCTTACCTCAAAATATCCGATGAGATTACCAATATCTCTAATGTTGATGCCCCTCATATGTTGCTTTACCATGTTAATTTTGGTTGGCCTTTGGTAGATGAGGGTACACAAATAATTTGGAATGGATCCTGGGAAGCCCGAGATGGCGGTCCCAATAATCGAATTTTTAATAAAGACAACGATTTTAAAACCTGTCCTGCGCCTATGGATGCGCACAGTGGATTTGGCGAAGATGTAGCTTTTATCCAACCGAATTCTGAACCTGATGACCGCTGCAGAGCGGGTTTGTACAATTCTTCCTTGGGTTTTGCTTTTAGGATGACTTTTGATAAAAGCCAGCTTCCCTGGTTAATCAACTGGCAACATTGGGGAGAAAATGAATATGTGACGGCCTTAGAGCCGGGCACCAACCCTCCTTATGGGCAAACTCAGGCAAGAGAAGAAGGGGCCTTGATCCTATTAAAGCCAGGAGAAAATAGAAAGTATGAATTGGTGTTTGATATTTTAACAAACAAGAAAAAAATTCAATCATTTATAGAAAACAAAGCGTAA